A segment of the Serratia fonticola genome:
GGTGATCGGCGAAGCTTTGGCGCGCCATCCGCTGGTGAAAAAGATTTCCTTCACCGGTGGGACGTCCACTGGCCGTCATTTGGCGCATGTTGCCGCAGAGAAACTGATCCCAACCTCGCTGGAACTGGGGGGCAAGTCGCCCACGATCGTGTTGGAGGATGCGGATCTGGAACAGGCAGCGCGCGGCATCTGCTACGGCATTTTCAGCTCGGCCGGGCAGGCTTGTATTGCCGGTTCACGACTGTTTGTGCACCGCTCACTGTATCAGCCGCTGTTGGCACGTTTATGCGAGTTGAGTGCTGGACTGCGTATTGGCAATCCGCTGGAACCGGGTATCCACCTGGGCCCACTGATCAGTCATAAACATCGGCAAAGCGTAGCGGACTATGTGGCGCTGGCGCAGCAGGAAGGCGGCCGGATCCTGATTGGCGGCGAAGTGCCCGCCGACCCACAGTTGGCTCAGGGCAGCTATTACCTGCCGACCATTATTGAAGGGCTGAGCAACAGTGCTCGCACCTGTCAGGAAGAGATCTTCGGCCCGGTACTGATCGCCTTGCCGTTTGATGATGAGGCGCAACTGATCGAACAGGCCAACGATTCGGTGTACGGCTTGGCTGCCGGTATCTGGAGCCGTGATTTTACCCGTGCGATGGCGCTGGCTGAGCAGTTAGAAACCGGCACGGTGTGGATAAACACCTACAAGACATTCTCGATCTCTACGCCCTTTGGTGGATTTAAACAAAGCGGTCTGGGGCGTGAAAAAGGCCTGCATGGCATCCAGGCCTATATGCAGCAAAAGAGTTTGTACCTGGCTCTCAGCAATCAGCCCAACCGCTGGAGCGACTAACGCACCCTACACGACAAGATAATAAAGAAGGCAGACGATGAGCGAAAAAATTACGGTTGGTGAGGCGATAGCCCAAACTCTGGAACAGTACGAGGTGGCGGCGATGTACGGCATCATCTCGATCCACAATCTGCCGATTGCCGATGCCGTTGGGCGACGCGGAGCGATCCGCTTTGTGCCCGCGCGCGGAGAAGCGGGGGCCGTTACCATGGCTGATGCACATGGGCGTTTTTCCGGCCTGGGGGTGGCATTGACCAGCACCGGAGCGGGAGCAGGCAACGCCGTTGGTGCGATGATTGAGGCGTTGAATGCCAATACCCCACTGCTGCATATCACCGGGCAGGTGGAGAAAGCGTATCTGGATGCCGATGCCGGTTTTATCCATGAAACCAAAGATCAGCTGGGCTTTCTGCGTGCCTGCTCGAAACAGGCTTACCGGGTGAACTCCCCCGAACAGGCGGTGGCGGTGATCCAACGTGCGATTCTGGATGCGCAGAGGGTGCCTTGTGGCCCGGTGGCGGTAGAGATCCCGATTGACATTCAAAATAGCCTGGTGCCAGCCAGCCTGGTCGGTAAGGCTATATTCCCTCCCGCGTTGCCGACGGCGGATGCTGCGGCGGTTGAACGCCTTTATCAACAAGTGAAACGCGCCAAACGCCCGTTACTGTGGGTAGGCGGTGGTGCGCTGGCCTGTAGTGAAGCGGTAAAACAGTTGGCGGATGCGGGGGTGGCGGTGATTTCCAGCACCCACGGCCGTGGGATACTGCCGGATAGCCATCCGCGTAGCCTGCGGGCTTTCCATAACTCGCCGAGCATTGAGGCAATTCTGACGCAGTGTGATTTGACGCTGGTGGCGGGATCGCGCTTGCGCAGCAATGAAACCCGTACCTGGTCGTTACCGTTGCCGCGTCCGTTGGTGCAGATTGATATCGATCCTGCCGCCGCCAATCGTAATTATCTGGCGGATGAGCAGATTCACGGCGATTGTGCAGCGTTGCTGAGTGCGCTGGCCGCACGTCTGACTCCTGGTGAAAAAGTGAATGCACAGTGGGATGCCGAGATCGCTCACGCGGTGCAACTGGCGGAAGCGGCATTGCGCCAGCAGTCGGGTGAATATGCCAAACTGAACGATGCTATCGCTGCTGCATTGCCACAGGATGGTCTGCTGGTGCGTGATATCACCGTATCTGGCAGCGTCTGGGGTAGCCGTCTTTTCCGGGCCATCTCGCCTTTATGCAATATTCACTCTCTGGCAGGGGCTATCGGTATGGGATTGCCGATGGCGATTGGCACCGCGATTGCCAATCCGCAGCGTAAGGTAGTGGGGTTGGTCGGCGATGGGGGGCTGGCTTTGGGATTAGGTGAATTAGCCACGATGGCGCAGGAACAGGCCAACATCACCTTGCTGATCATGAATGATGGCGGCTATGGCGTGATGCGTGGCATTCAGGATAAATACTTTGCCGGGCGCCAGTACTATAACGAACTGCATACACCGGCATTCTGCCAGGTTGCAGAAGCCATGGGGCTGAAGGCCTGGAAAGTAAGCGATGCCGCAGAATTTGACGGTGTACTGGCAGAGGCGATTAACTACCCTGGGCCATCGGTAGTAGAAGTCGATATGAAAAATGTCGGGCCGCTCACCTTTGCCGGTCCGCCGCAGAAGCTGTATTGATCGCTTGTTGCCTCTCCCCGGTCTGAACAGGGAGAGGCTTAGGGTGAGGGGAAGTTACCTCACCCACAGCAAAAAAACAGGGTTACTTACCTGCTGCGATACGATCGCGGATGTGCTGCGCGCGGGCTTCTGACGCCGGATGGCTATCAAACATGCTGCTCTGGTGGCCTGCATCCATCTTGGCCAGCTTTTCGAAGCTGGTTACCAAACCGTTTGGATCGATACCGCGTTTCTTCAGCAGGTCAAAGGAGTAGTCATCCGCTTCGCTCTCTTGTTTTTGTGAGAACTGGGCATTCACCAGCTTCTCGCCCAGATCGGCCAACTGTGACTGAGAGAGTGAAC
Coding sequences within it:
- a CDS encoding aldehyde dehydrogenase; the protein is METLKIFLAGRWCEGRGEEMSSVFPADGSVNARLHAANVEDVNEAVAAAEKAWRDPSWRGLVPHQRAAILHRVSDLISAQADALAQLQTRDNGKPLAETRGLVMSAAATARYFAAACEVLEGELPTQRNRDVMTLSQYQPLGVIAAITPWNSPIASEMQKVAPALAAGNAVILKPAEATPLMALKLAELFEQAGLPAGLLSVLPGKGSVIGEALARHPLVKKISFTGGTSTGRHLAHVAAEKLIPTSLELGGKSPTIVLEDADLEQAARGICYGIFSSAGQACIAGSRLFVHRSLYQPLLARLCELSAGLRIGNPLEPGIHLGPLISHKHRQSVADYVALAQQEGGRILIGGEVPADPQLAQGSYYLPTIIEGLSNSARTCQEEIFGPVLIALPFDDEAQLIEQANDSVYGLAAGIWSRDFTRAMALAEQLETGTVWINTYKTFSISTPFGGFKQSGLGREKGLHGIQAYMQQKSLYLALSNQPNRWSD
- a CDS encoding thiamine pyrophosphate-binding protein, yielding MSEKITVGEAIAQTLEQYEVAAMYGIISIHNLPIADAVGRRGAIRFVPARGEAGAVTMADAHGRFSGLGVALTSTGAGAGNAVGAMIEALNANTPLLHITGQVEKAYLDADAGFIHETKDQLGFLRACSKQAYRVNSPEQAVAVIQRAILDAQRVPCGPVAVEIPIDIQNSLVPASLVGKAIFPPALPTADAAAVERLYQQVKRAKRPLLWVGGGALACSEAVKQLADAGVAVISSTHGRGILPDSHPRSLRAFHNSPSIEAILTQCDLTLVAGSRLRSNETRTWSLPLPRPLVQIDIDPAAANRNYLADEQIHGDCAALLSALAARLTPGEKVNAQWDAEIAHAVQLAEAALRQQSGEYAKLNDAIAAALPQDGLLVRDITVSGSVWGSRLFRAISPLCNIHSLAGAIGMGLPMAIGTAIANPQRKVVGLVGDGGLALGLGELATMAQEQANITLLIMNDGGYGVMRGIQDKYFAGRQYYNELHTPAFCQVAEAMGLKAWKVSDAAEFDGVLAEAINYPGPSVVEVDMKNVGPLTFAGPPQKLY